In one Novosphingobium humi genomic region, the following are encoded:
- a CDS encoding APC family permease: MINSDHEATDEGGLFSGILGTGDIIFMILACAAPMGVLAGIVPLAFAFGNGAGVPGTQLGMSIVMLLFAVGYVRIIPHVRNAGAFYAYIAASLNKEAGIAAAYTAVVAYICAAASVLGAMSYFAADLFAALTGIVTSWVVWAVVSIAVIAWLGYHKITMAAKVLIVALLLEVGLIAVIDILILWDRGWAGLDFTSFSPRAVFAPGLGIAVIYAINGCIGFEATAIYQEEAVNRAVTIPRATYGAVLVLGSFYVLSSWCLVLAVSPDKIKAVAGADPGHLVANVAFGQLGQFGRDALNLLTISSLFAAALGFFNNISRYFFALSRDGLIPAPLGRVHRRHGSPYLACLLLAVLLILIIGFFALAGLDPLLSLATSLSSMGAVGLEILLTTTSLTIPLFFARRGEYSWGRTVAPLAAGLIIAAATWLSLANYPTLTGTTLPVINRLPLLFIAIAALGLGHGIYLRRMRPAAYARVGSSHVEG; encoded by the coding sequence ATGATCAATTCCGACCATGAGGCCACCGACGAGGGTGGTCTGTTTTCTGGCATTCTGGGCACTGGCGACATCATTTTCATGATTCTGGCCTGCGCCGCGCCGATGGGCGTTCTGGCCGGAATTGTGCCTCTGGCCTTTGCTTTCGGCAATGGTGCAGGGGTGCCAGGCACCCAGCTTGGCATGAGCATCGTGATGCTGCTGTTTGCGGTGGGCTATGTGCGGATTATTCCGCATGTGCGCAACGCAGGGGCGTTTTACGCCTATATCGCGGCCAGCCTGAACAAGGAGGCGGGCATCGCGGCGGCCTATACGGCGGTGGTGGCGTATATCTGTGCGGCGGCTTCTGTGCTGGGCGCGATGAGCTATTTTGCCGCCGACCTGTTTGCCGCCCTGACCGGAATTGTCACAAGCTGGGTGGTCTGGGCCGTGGTCAGTATCGCGGTCATCGCATGGCTGGGCTATCACAAGATCACGATGGCGGCCAAGGTGCTGATCGTGGCGCTCTTGCTGGAGGTGGGGCTGATCGCGGTGATCGACATCCTGATCCTGTGGGATCGCGGATGGGCAGGTCTCGATTTCACCAGTTTTTCGCCCCGCGCTGTTTTCGCACCGGGCCTTGGCATTGCGGTGATCTATGCCATCAACGGCTGCATCGGCTTTGAGGCAACGGCCATCTATCAGGAAGAAGCCGTCAACCGCGCCGTCACCATTCCGCGCGCCACCTATGGCGCCGTGCTGGTGCTTGGCAGCTTTTATGTGCTTTCCTCATGGTGTCTGGTGCTGGCGGTTTCGCCCGACAAGATCAAAGCTGTCGCCGGGGCCGATCCGGGGCATCTTGTGGCGAATGTGGCGTTCGGTCAACTTGGCCAATTCGGGCGCGATGCACTTAACCTGTTGACGATCTCCAGCCTGTTTGCCGCCGCGCTTGGCTTCTTCAACAATATCTCGCGCTATTTCTTCGCGCTTTCCCGCGATGGGCTGATCCCCGCGCCGCTGGGCCGGGTGCATCGGCGGCACGGCTCGCCCTATCTGGCCTGTCTGCTGCTGGCGGTTCTGTTGATCCTCATCATCGGTTTTTTCGCGCTGGCCGGGCTTGACCCCTTGCTCAGTCTTGCCACCAGCCTGTCTTCGATGGGAGCGGTGGGGCTGGAAATCCTGCTGACGACCACGTCCCTTACCATTCCGCTCTTTTTTGCCCGGCGCGGCGAATATTCATGGGGCAGGACGGTTGCTCCGCTGGCCGCCGGTTTGATTATTGCGGCGGCGACATGGCTGTCGCTGGCCAATTATCCCACACTGACGGGCACCACCTTGCCGGTCATCAACCGCCTGCCTTTGCTCTTTATCGCCATTGCGGCCTTGGGGTTGGGGCATGGCATCTATCTGCGCCGAATGCGCCCTGCGGCCTATGCGCGCGTGGGTTCGTCCCACGTCGAGGGCTAG
- a CDS encoding aldehyde dehydrogenase family protein has translation MTVPPAPTLPSGRLLIDGALVEPLRSDRTLAAVDPATGRNIMQFPVCDADDVDRAVQAAHRCFQSDAWQMMRPLDRGRLLERLALLVERERDDLAALESLDSGKLLAVTSAIDLQFTIDGLRYFGGWASKVMGETVTHSPLVAEPAVYRAFTQRRPVGVVAGITPWNFPIGQAIQKIAPAIAFGCTVVLKPSEETSLTALRLGELIAEAGFPAGAVNIVTGEGAVGAALVEHPLVRKIAFTGSNATGQSILQGAARSMKRVTLELGGKSPTIVLADADLDRAIVGAAGAIFANSGQICTAGSRLLIEAPIYDRVLEGVCRIAQDLRLGSPFDAATQMGPLISARQRDRVGALVSAGLAEGAVALTGAAMPDGEGWFYRPTVLAGVGADMTVMREEIFGPVVCAVKVEDRADIVRMANDTSFGLAASIWTRDIDAAHLLADRIDAGTVWINTHNVLDLAMPFGGNKLSGVGREFGSEAMQAFTEPKAVCLRLDRAAAGF, from the coding sequence ATGACTGTACCTCCCGCGCCCACCTTGCCTTCGGGCCGGTTGCTGATCGACGGCGCCCTGGTCGAACCGCTGCGATCCGACCGGACCCTTGCGGCTGTTGATCCGGCAACCGGGCGCAACATCATGCAGTTTCCGGTCTGCGATGCGGATGATGTCGACCGCGCGGTACAGGCTGCTCACCGTTGTTTTCAAAGCGATGCGTGGCAGATGATGCGCCCGCTTGATCGCGGACGCCTGCTCGAAAGGCTGGCCCTGCTGGTCGAGCGCGAGCGGGACGATCTGGCTGCGCTTGAATCGCTCGACAGCGGCAAATTGCTGGCGGTGACCAGCGCGATCGATCTGCAGTTCACCATCGACGGCCTGCGCTATTTCGGCGGCTGGGCGTCCAAGGTGATGGGCGAAACCGTGACCCATTCGCCGCTGGTGGCCGAACCTGCGGTCTATCGCGCCTTTACCCAGCGGCGCCCGGTGGGCGTGGTCGCGGGGATCACGCCGTGGAATTTCCCCATCGGTCAGGCCATTCAGAAGATCGCCCCGGCCATCGCCTTTGGCTGCACGGTCGTGCTCAAGCCATCGGAGGAAACCTCGCTCACAGCGCTTCGGCTGGGCGAATTGATCGCGGAGGCGGGCTTTCCGGCGGGCGCGGTCAATATTGTGACGGGCGAAGGGGCGGTGGGCGCCGCGCTGGTCGAGCATCCCCTCGTGCGCAAGATTGCCTTCACCGGATCAAATGCCACGGGGCAGTCGATCCTGCAGGGCGCGGCGCGCTCAATGAAGCGGGTGACGCTGGAACTGGGCGGCAAGTCACCGACCATCGTGCTGGCCGATGCCGATTTGGACCGCGCTATTGTTGGGGCGGCGGGCGCGATCTTTGCCAATTCCGGCCAGATTTGCACCGCCGGTTCGCGTCTCCTGATCGAGGCGCCCATTTATGACCGCGTGCTGGAAGGCGTTTGCCGTATTGCACAAGATCTGCGGCTGGGTTCACCCTTTGACGCCGCCACCCAGATGGGACCGCTGATTTCGGCCCGTCAACGCGACCGGGTGGGCGCCCTGGTGTCCGCCGGTCTTGCCGAAGGCGCCGTCGCGCTGACGGGAGCGGCGATGCCCGATGGCGAGGGCTGGTTTTATCGCCCCACCGTGCTGGCGGGCGTCGGCGCCGATATGACGGTGATGCGCGAGGAAATCTTTGGCCCGGTGGTCTGCGCGGTCAAGGTGGAGGACCGGGCCGACATCGTGCGCATGGCCAATGACACGAGCTTCGGCCTTGCCGCCAGCATCTGGACACGGGATATCGACGCGGCCCATCTGCTGGCCGACCGGATTGATGCGGGCACGGTCTGGATCAACACGCATAATGTGCTGGATTTGGCCATGCCGTTTGGCGGCAACAAATTGTCGGGCGTGGGCCGGGAATTTGGCAGCGAGGCGATGCAGGCCTTTACCGAGCCCAAAGCGGTCTGTTTGCGGCTGGACCGCGCGGCGGCGGGGTTCTGA
- a CDS encoding NAD(P)/FAD-dependent oxidoreductase, with protein sequence MAPQIAPVSTSLDHPAQTGVVVIGGGIVGLSTALSLAERGVPVVVLEKGRLAGEQSSRNLGWVRKVMRSVPDLPMAIAAERMWQDMPRRVGEDCGFRQAGITYVARTQEELAGHEAWLESVRDAGLDSRMLTGAEVARLIPGSTGTWAGGITTPSDARAEPTLASSAIARAAMAKGAVIVENCAVRTLVTTGGAVSGVMTERGEIRCQHVVLAGGVWSRRFLANHGQRLLTLPLVASVLRTEPMDGPTESAVGGADFSFRKRLDGGFTITQRGALFAPLTLDHLLIGTKYLPTLVAQWKNLRVSLGREFLDDLALPRRWNAARVSPFERLRTMDPPVNQGLNDEAMRNLIAAWPVFAKARVAQAWGGMIDVTPDSMPVIGPVDRLPNLTLATGFSGHGFGTGPAAGQLAADLAMGERPIIDPHPYRLDRF encoded by the coding sequence ATGGCGCCGCAGATCGCGCCGGTCTCGACCTCGCTGGATCATCCGGCGCAAACCGGGGTGGTGGTGATCGGCGGCGGCATCGTCGGTCTTTCCACCGCGCTCAGCCTTGCCGAACGCGGGGTGCCGGTGGTGGTGCTGGAAAAGGGGCGGCTCGCCGGTGAACAATCTTCGCGCAATCTGGGCTGGGTGCGCAAGGTGATGCGCTCGGTGCCCGATCTGCCGATGGCCATCGCGGCCGAGCGGATGTGGCAGGACATGCCCCGGCGCGTCGGCGAGGATTGCGGCTTTCGTCAGGCCGGGATCACCTATGTCGCCCGCACGCAGGAAGAACTGGCCGGGCATGAGGCGTGGCTGGAAAGCGTCCGCGACGCGGGGCTGGACAGCCGGATGCTGACCGGCGCCGAGGTGGCGCGGCTCATTCCCGGCAGCACAGGCACATGGGCGGGCGGGATCACCACGCCCTCCGATGCCCGCGCCGAACCGACACTGGCCTCCAGCGCGATTGCCAGAGCCGCGATGGCCAAGGGCGCGGTTATCGTCGAAAACTGCGCGGTGCGCACGCTGGTCACCACCGGCGGCGCGGTCAGCGGCGTGATGACCGAACGGGGCGAGATCCGTTGCCAGCATGTCGTGTTGGCGGGGGGTGTATGGTCGCGTCGTTTTCTGGCCAATCATGGTCAGCGCCTGCTGACCTTGCCGCTTGTCGCCTCGGTGCTGCGCACCGAACCCATGGACGGGCCGACCGAAAGCGCCGTGGGCGGAGCCGATTTTTCGTTTCGCAAAAGGCTCGACGGCGGCTTTACGATCACCCAGCGCGGCGCGCTCTTCGCGCCGCTGACGCTGGACCATCTGCTGATCGGGACGAAATATCTGCCCACGCTCGTCGCGCAATGGAAGAATTTGCGCGTCTCGCTGGGGCGTGAATTTCTCGACGATCTGGCCCTGCCCCGACGGTGGAACGCGGCGCGGGTCTCGCCTTTCGAAAGGCTGCGCACCATGGATCCGCCGGTCAATCAGGGCCTCAATGACGAGGCGATGCGCAATCTGATCGCGGCATGGCCGGTGTTTGCCAAGGCGCGCGTGGCGCAGGCATGGGGCGGCATGATCGACGTGACGCCCGATTCCATGCCCGTCATAGGCCCGGTGGATCGCCTGCCCAATCTGACGCTGGCCACCGGCTTTTCCGGGCATGGCTTTGGCACAGGGCCTGCGGCCGGACAATTGGCCGCCGATTTGGCCATGGGCGAGCGGCCCATTATCGACCCGCATCCCTATCGCCTCGACCGTTTCTGA
- a CDS encoding Rid family hydrolase — MLEVIKVKTGNKFEDHGSYSRLVAVGNLIFVSNTAGRNPQTKAIPTDLAEQTNQVLDNIGAALAAVDACLEDVVAARVFVQFAEDVLPVMDAYGQRMRGINPTLTMTSPPLGSPEYKVEIEVTAWRGASRAPLREMQITL, encoded by the coding sequence ATGCTCGAAGTCATCAAAGTCAAAACCGGCAACAAATTTGAGGATCATGGCAGCTATTCGCGGCTCGTCGCGGTGGGTAATCTGATCTTTGTGTCCAATACGGCCGGGCGCAATCCCCAAACCAAGGCAATCCCGACAGACTTGGCCGAGCAGACCAATCAGGTGCTCGACAATATCGGCGCGGCGCTGGCGGCCGTCGATGCCTGTCTCGAAGATGTCGTGGCCGCGCGCGTCTTTGTGCAATTTGCCGAGGACGTTCTGCCGGTGATGGACGCCTATGGCCAAAGGATGCGGGGCATCAACCCCACCCTGACCATGACCAGCCCTCCGCTCGGCTCGCCTGAATACAAGGTGGAGATCGAGGTCACCGCATGGCGCGGAGCGTCGCGCGCGCCCTTGCGCGAAATGCAGATCACGCTTTGA
- a CDS encoding tyramine oxidase subunit B → MEAAPAKLPRIDFLYLSEADMIRAGVTDMATCVDTMEEMFALLHHGDYRMAGGNNNQHGAIIVFPENSPFATMPKPTTDRRFMAMPAYLGGRFQTAGMKWYGSNIDNRDKGLPRSILTFVLNDADTGAPLAYMSANLLSAYRTGAIPGVGARHLARKDSRMVGIVGPGVMARTSLEAFMATCPALDTVKIKGRGQANLDAFCAWVAQTFPQLHVRVVESDEEAVRDSDIATFCASVPTGDPSLYPTVRREWVRPGTFLSMPAPCNIDAAMQGAEIRKVLDFTGLYEAYREEIPKPVHRFIPAIGVRWFDLVDEGRLAATSLEDLSAIVAGAAPGRTSDDDIIMLSIGGMAVEDVAWGTQVYRRALAQGIGTRLNLWEQPALK, encoded by the coding sequence ATGGAGGCCGCCCCTGCCAAGCTGCCCCGGATCGACTTCCTCTATCTTTCCGAAGCCGACATGATCCGCGCGGGCGTGACCGACATGGCCACCTGCGTCGACACGATGGAAGAGATGTTCGCGCTGCTGCACCATGGCGATTACCGCATGGCGGGCGGCAACAACAACCAGCATGGCGCCATCATCGTTTTCCCCGAAAACTCGCCCTTTGCCACCATGCCAAAGCCCACGACCGACCGTCGGTTCATGGCCATGCCGGCCTATCTGGGCGGGCGTTTCCAGACCGCGGGCATGAAATGGTATGGGTCAAACATCGACAATCGCGACAAGGGCCTGCCGCGCTCGATCCTGACCTTTGTGCTCAACGATGCCGATACGGGGGCGCCGCTGGCCTATATGTCGGCCAATCTGCTCTCGGCCTATCGCACGGGGGCGATCCCCGGCGTGGGCGCGCGCCATCTGGCCCGCAAGGATTCGCGCATGGTCGGCATCGTCGGCCCCGGCGTGATGGCGCGGACCTCGCTCGAAGCCTTCATGGCCACATGCCCGGCCCTGGATACCGTAAAAATCAAGGGGCGCGGACAGGCCAATCTTGATGCCTTCTGCGCATGGGTGGCCCAGACCTTCCCGCAACTCCATGTCCGCGTGGTCGAAAGCGACGAGGAAGCCGTGCGTGACAGCGACATCGCCACGTTCTGCGCCTCGGTGCCCACCGGCGATCCCTCGCTTTATCCCACGGTTCGGCGCGAATGGGTGCGGCCCGGCACGTTCCTCTCCATGCCCGCGCCCTGCAACATCGATGCGGCCATGCAAGGCGCCGAGATCCGCAAGGTGCTCGATTTCACAGGCCTTTATGAAGCCTATCGCGAGGAAATACCCAAGCCGGTCCATCGCTTCATCCCCGCCATCGGCGTGCGCTGGTTCGATCTGGTCGATGAAGGCCGCCTTGCCGCCACCTCGCTCGAAGATCTGAGCGCCATTGTGGCAGGCGCCGCGCCCGGCCGGACCAGCGATGACGACATCATCATGCTTTCGATCGGCGGCATGGCCGTCGAGGACGTGGCATGGGGCACACAGGTCTATCGCCGCGCTCTGGCCCAGGGGATCGGTACGCGGCTGAACCTGTGGGAACAGCCCGCGCTCAAGTAA
- a CDS encoding AraC family transcriptional regulator: MPDASPSEPVAPVPRGQQATIRMLFLGALFSALEDVGKRVDPLLRDYGMFREQLETPYDFVPLHRYVSLLEGAAHKFSRPMLGLTMGAKFSLADLGPFYALLRAAGTLRGALDYLALFQSRLQSRTLFDSRREGETTIYSYRIEDPSIWPRVQDAEFAISSYVALIRQLSSARWAPVVVHFEHSIAGRTEALHQFFRSPVIGNQVANALVLRNEDLDRPLPSAIPSEDRKLRNILEWHLLSLMGPEATPAESFVTLTRDIIGRWLGRTHVDCASVAAEMKLSERSLRRRLAEENTSFRDLLQQARQERAQTLLSKTGISLTVAAEQLGYADTAAFSRAFKEWTGVSPGRFLRKDG, from the coding sequence ATGCCCGATGCTTCTCCATCCGAACCCGTCGCGCCTGTGCCAAGAGGCCAACAGGCCACGATCCGCATGCTGTTTCTGGGCGCGTTGTTTTCCGCGCTCGAAGATGTGGGCAAGCGTGTGGACCCCTTGCTGCGCGATTATGGGATGTTTCGCGAACAGCTTGAAACACCTTATGATTTTGTGCCGCTCCATCGCTATGTCTCGCTGCTGGAGGGGGCCGCTCACAAGTTTTCCCGCCCTATGCTGGGGCTGACGATGGGGGCCAAATTCAGCCTGGCGGACCTGGGCCCATTTTATGCTCTGCTGCGCGCGGCCGGGACGCTGCGCGGTGCGTTGGATTATCTGGCGCTGTTTCAATCACGTTTGCAAAGCCGGACTCTGTTTGACAGTCGGCGCGAGGGCGAGACCACGATCTACAGCTATCGCATCGAGGATCCGTCGATCTGGCCGAGGGTGCAGGATGCCGAATTTGCCATTTCCAGCTATGTCGCGCTGATCCGACAGTTGAGTTCGGCGCGCTGGGCCCCGGTGGTGGTTCATTTCGAACATTCCATTGCCGGACGAACCGAGGCCCTGCACCAGTTTTTCCGATCGCCCGTCATCGGCAATCAGGTGGCCAATGCGCTGGTTCTGCGCAATGAGGATCTCGACAGGCCTTTGCCAAGCGCGATCCCTTCCGAAGACCGCAAATTGCGCAACATTCTGGAATGGCATCTTCTCTCGCTGATGGGGCCTGAGGCGACACCGGCGGAGAGTTTTGTGACGCTGACGCGCGACATTATCGGCCGCTGGCTGGGGCGCACGCATGTCGATTGCGCATCGGTGGCCGCCGAGATGAAACTGTCGGAACGCTCGCTGCGGCGGCGGTTGGCCGAGGAGAACACCTCTTTCCGCGACCTTCTGCAGCAGGCCCGGCAGGAACGGGCGCAGACGCTATTGTCCAAAACCGGCATATCGCTGACCGTGGCTGCCGAACAATTGGGCTATGCGGACACGGCTGCTTTTTCCCGCGCTTTCAAGGAATGGACCGGGGTTTCCCCCGGTCGTTTCCTGCGCAAGGATGGCTGA
- a CDS encoding DUF6152 family protein, whose product MADKTPSILLAAAMMVGAQPAAAHHSFAMFDQTKQVEMAGMLVDKFTWTNPHAFVVVQSGQTTYALECSSPNLMTHAGWNYQTLKAGDKVDIVFYPLRNGKPGGMLKTVKLANGKVLSGW is encoded by the coding sequence ATGGCCGACAAGACCCCCTCCATCCTGCTTGCTGCCGCCATGATGGTCGGCGCCCAGCCTGCCGCCGCGCATCATTCCTTTGCGATGTTTGACCAGACCAAGCAGGTCGAAATGGCCGGTATGCTGGTCGATAAATTCACATGGACCAACCCGCATGCCTTTGTGGTGGTCCAATCCGGCCAGACGACCTATGCGCTGGAATGCAGCAGCCCCAATCTGATGACCCATGCGGGCTGGAACTATCAAACCCTGAAAGCGGGCGACAAGGTCGACATCGTCTTTTACCCGCTGCGCAACGGCAAGCCGGGCGGGATGCTCAAAACGGTCAAGCTGGCCAATGGCAAGGTGCTGAGCGGCTGGTAG
- a CDS encoding DUF6644 family protein, whose amino-acid sequence MTLQNTLQQIYDLPLSNAIRENVNAFPLLESLHVLAITLVFGTILIVDLRLVGYASHRRSTNRLITELLPFTWIAFGLAIISGGLLFASNAMAYAANTEFRLKLLMIAAAGINMAIFHAATQRTIDQWDEDATPPFAARAAGVLSLLLWTAVIFLGRWIGFTLDVLF is encoded by the coding sequence ATGACCCTGCAAAACACACTTCAGCAGATTTACGATCTGCCGCTTTCGAATGCCATTCGTGAAAACGTCAATGCCTTTCCGCTGCTGGAATCGCTGCATGTGCTGGCCATCACGCTGGTCTTTGGCACCATTCTGATCGTCGATCTGCGGCTGGTCGGCTATGCCTCGCATCGGCGCAGCACAAACCGGCTGATTACCGAATTGCTGCCCTTTACATGGATTGCCTTTGGGCTGGCGATCATCTCGGGCGGCTTGCTGTTTGCCTCGAATGCGATGGCCTATGCGGCCAACACCGAATTTCGCCTCAAGTTGCTGATGATTGCCGCTGCCGGGATCAACATGGCGATTTTCCATGCCGCAACCCAGCGCACGATCGACCAGTGGGACGAAGATGCCACCCCGCCCTTTGCGGCGCGTGCGGCCGGCGTGCTTTCGCTGCTGCTGTGGACGGCGGTGATCTTTCTGGGCCGCTGGATCGGCTTCACGCTCGACGTTCTGTTCTGA
- a CDS encoding DUF6644 family protein, with amino-acid sequence MNVQSFGDWLYATPISSTFRETSWIIPTVQSIHILAIAVVVGSALVSELRLASVLANDEPAGKVVRRYLPWLWRALVVLLLSGVMLIVAEPARTLGNTVFWAKMALVLFAFAATVMLRRPLLRDDAPPAAKAVSWLLLAVWIAVIFCGRFIAYT; translated from the coding sequence ATGAATGTCCAATCCTTTGGTGACTGGCTCTACGCCACGCCAATCTCCAGCACGTTTCGCGAGACGAGCTGGATCATTCCCACGGTGCAAAGCATCCACATTCTGGCCATCGCGGTCGTTGTCGGTTCGGCGCTGGTGTCTGAACTGCGCCTTGCCTCGGTCTTGGCCAACGATGAACCGGCGGGCAAGGTGGTGCGGCGCTATCTGCCCTGGCTGTGGCGGGCGTTGGTCGTGCTGCTGCTCAGCGGGGTGATGCTGATCGTTGCCGAACCGGCCCGTACTCTGGGCAATACGGTGTTTTGGGCCAAAATGGCGCTGGTGCTTTTTGCCTTTGCGGCAACGGTCATGCTGCGCCGCCCGCTGTTGCGCGACGATGCGCCGCCTGCGGCAAAAGCTGTCTCATGGCTGCTGCTGGCCGTGTGGATCGCGGTGATCTTTTGCGGCCGCTTCATCGCCTATACCTGA
- a CDS encoding alpha/beta hydrolase domain-containing protein — MDVVSKHLARFFWRWGIALCLAGTMAARAETIPFTLPMPIAIRVPDSGALPLSSALRRGTEYADLKHAGYVEEEYYLSGVAPAISAQGQIVAQTPYVTRFLIRKPSDPKHFNGTVIIEPFSWFGERAAGWILTKDYLLRRGFAFVGYTLNINTPVQDPKFPPPPPGVTDESRSQYGTIVNFDFMRRFDYARYAPLGSYYDPQKFTRGGLPDPFLPQAQGIGAELAMLLKSNRADGPAAGLDVRRIYVNNWAVQAQVWFDYLDQGRHQQWRMPDGRPLIDAYMTGKFSYGEVAGPALRLPSRLPPDVPFVTIYSQSETVHDAMEHIALPPDSDRPMLRYYEVMGTSHLRAADLGTGEIEPWPNQRGKPDDPRCQFIYDEPAEMPFSALLDAMDQWVRNNRPMPRAARVTRKPDGIWRDTRTGNPAGGIRPPWITVPAAEYWTDFETGCGVVYDSKRPYSAARLRKLYGTYTNYARRYAAATRDAVRSGVILPEDAAHLTPVARPEDFERDRPRPLR, encoded by the coding sequence ATGGACGTCGTTTCAAAACATCTCGCGCGCTTCTTTTGGCGCTGGGGCATCGCTCTGTGTTTGGCCGGAACCATGGCGGCAAGGGCGGAGACGATCCCCTTCACGCTGCCCATGCCCATCGCCATCCGGGTGCCGGACAGCGGCGCGCTGCCCCTGTCCTCGGCGCTGCGCAGGGGCACGGAATATGCTGATCTGAAACACGCCGGTTATGTCGAGGAGGAATATTACCTGTCCGGCGTGGCACCGGCCATTTCGGCGCAGGGCCAGATTGTGGCCCAAACGCCCTATGTCACACGGTTTCTGATCCGCAAACCATCCGATCCAAAGCATTTCAACGGCACCGTCATCATCGAGCCCTTCAGTTGGTTCGGCGAGCGCGCCGCCGGGTGGATCTTGACGAAAGACTATCTGCTGCGGCGCGGGTTTGCCTTTGTCGGCTATACGCTCAACATCAACACGCCCGTCCAGGATCCCAAATTTCCGCCTCCGCCCCCCGGCGTCACCGACGAGAGCCGGAGCCAATATGGCACCATCGTCAATTTCGATTTCATGCGCCGGTTCGACTATGCCCGCTATGCCCCACTGGGCAGCTATTACGATCCGCAAAAATTTACGCGCGGCGGCCTGCCCGATCCGTTCCTGCCTCAGGCGCAGGGGATCGGGGCGGAATTGGCGATGTTGCTGAAATCCAATCGTGCCGATGGCCCGGCGGCCGGGCTGGATGTCCGGCGCATCTATGTCAACAACTGGGCGGTTCAGGCGCAGGTCTGGTTTGATTACCTCGATCAGGGGCGGCATCAGCAATGGCGGATGCCCGATGGGCGCCCGCTGATCGATGCCTATATGACGGGCAAATTCTCCTATGGCGAAGTGGCCGGACCGGCCCTGCGTCTGCCCTCGCGCCTGCCGCCCGATGTGCCATTTGTCACGATCTACAGCCAATCCGAAACTGTTCATGATGCGATGGAGCATATCGCCCTGCCCCCCGACAGCGACAGGCCGATGCTGCGCTATTATGAGGTAATGGGCACCTCGCATCTGCGCGCCGCCGATCTGGGCACGGGCGAGATCGAACCGTGGCCCAACCAGCGCGGCAAGCCCGACGATCCGCGCTGTCAGTTCATTTATGACGAACCGGCCGAAATGCCTTTTTCGGCCTTGCTGGACGCGATGGACCAATGGGTGCGAAACAACCGGCCCATGCCGCGTGCCGCGCGCGTGACGCGCAAACCCGACGGCATTTGGCGCGACACGCGAACCGGCAACCCGGCAGGCGGCATCCGCCCGCCATGGATCACAGTGCCCGCTGCGGAATATTGGACTGATTTTGAAACCGGATGCGGCGTGGTTTATGATTCGAAACGGCCCTATTCCGCCGCCCGGCTCAGAAAACTTTACGGCACCTATACCAACTATGCCCGCCGCTATGCGGCAGCGACCAGGGATGCAGTGCGATCCGGCGTCATCCTGCCCGAGGATGCCGCGCATCTGACGCCCGTGGCAAGGCCGGAGGATTTTGAGAGGGATCGCCCGCGTCCATTGCGCTGA
- a CDS encoding cytochrome c, translating to MALPAALIVLAVSACGERKDAGQAQPRGSTAATPFLPVVSVKELMDSTVDPAADGVWDAVGTVSSAKGVDHHQPRNAEEWQAVRRHAVTLAEAMNAVMVDGRHAAPAGTKAGLGEQEPAQIDAAIKANPAQFDQFATATRDVAVDIIAAIDRKDTEALMRLGGTLDDRCEACHVTYWYPNSPRPKT from the coding sequence ATGGCCTTGCCTGCTGCCTTGATTGTGCTGGCGGTATCGGCGTGCGGCGAGCGCAAGGATGCGGGGCAGGCCCAGCCGAGGGGATCGACGGCGGCCACGCCTTTCCTGCCCGTCGTTTCGGTCAAAGAGTTGATGGATTCGACCGTCGATCCGGCCGCAGACGGCGTGTGGGACGCGGTGGGCACGGTTTCGTCGGCCAAAGGCGTCGATCACCATCAGCCGCGCAATGCCGAGGAATGGCAGGCTGTTCGCCGCCATGCCGTTACGCTGGCCGAGGCGATGAACGCGGTGATGGTTGATGGCCGCCATGCGGCGCCTGCCGGAACCAAGGCGGGGCTGGGCGAGCAGGAACCGGCCCAGATCGATGCCGCGATCAAGGCCAATCCGGCCCAGTTCGATCAGTTCGCCACCGCCACGCGCGATGTGGCGGTCGACATCATCGCCGCGATCGACCGCAAGGATACCGAGGCGCTGATGCGCCTGGGCGGAACGCTGGATGATCGCTGCGAAGCCTGCCACGTGACCTATTGGTATCCCAATTCGCCCCGGCCCAAGACCTGA